CTTGTTCTCATAATCATCAGAAGGCAAAATCATAATGAAGatataattcaattaattagactgcactatgtgtgtgtgtgtttactgacCGAAtgtcagtctgtgtgtgttttctagtgtgGATAATGGAGGAGAATCCAGGATTACAGAAGGACTACACAAATGTATGTCTACAAACACTCTCACACACGTACACACCTGTAGTGGTTATTATGCTCTAAATGTCTCttttcttgtgttcagatgcctgttttctctcactggatccaaacacagcaaacactgaACTCGTTCTGTCTGAGGAGAACAGACAGGTGACACGTGTGAGAGAGAAACAGTCATATcatgatcatccagacagatttgattgtgtgtatcaggtgttgtgtagagagagtgtgtgtggacgctgttactgggagattgagtggagtggaCATGTtgatatatcagtgtcatataagagcatcagcaggaagggacagGATTATGAGTGTTTGTTTGGATATAAtaatcagtcctggagtttgatcTGCTCTCATTCCAGTTACTTCATACACAATGAAATACAGACTGATCTCCCTGTAAAGTTTAGTAGAATCAGCAGTAAAATAGGAGTGtttgtggatcacagtgcaggaactctgtccttctacagcatctctgacacaatgagcctcatccacacagtccagaccacattcactcagccgctctatcctgggttttatgtttataaaggatcagtgaaactgtgttgatgaatcagGAAAGATTAATACAGTGGTGGCTCGTCAGGGGAGGCACAGCGTCCCCAaaatttagataaaaaaaatgagAGGAGGACGATTTAATGGTAATAAAATTCACAATTCAATTCACAGATTGTCTcataatgtgtattttttgttagcTGTAATACCGTAACATGTTACTGAATTTGGACAGCACCGCTTTTCTATTGCGAATGTTCCAAATCTGCtgatttactgtgtttttgtgttacaTGAAATTAAGTGTGTTCTTTAAGATGCCTGTAGGTAGTGCACTATGCTAAAGTGATGAGGAATTTATGTTCTGGCCAAAGGGCAAAACCATTAGAGAAAGCGCCAGAATGCTACAGATTGTAATCTGTGCTTGTTTCATCAATTCTTACATGTGCTATATTGAGCTAACCCACTCCATTTTGTTTATGTGGAAGAGTTGAAACATAAAATGGGGACTTTCTGTAAAATGTATGCTTGTAAAGGTTGAATGTTATTAATTGTGTATTCCAAATTGAGTGTGTTGTTGCATTGTAGTGtttctgtattgtttttgtatAGAATTTTACTAGATCTAAAACAGACAGAGTAAAGCATTAAAGACATATTGAAGTGTGAGTGGACACATATAGTGACAGTAAGACACAAGAGTTGTATCCagaagtttattttttgtttaaaaatgtacaaccagagagaaatgtttaaatgtatcaCATTTGCAGACTAAAGGGACATCAATTTAAATGCTGTGAATTGAATTGTCCAGGAAGCCTGACCTGTGAAAGAATATTGTTAATAGTGTAGGGGATCTACAGAatcaatttagctcaaagggaatcatTTAAGATTGAACAGAATCTCCGTTTTACAGCGGATCAATGAATCGGCAAGTGATACATTGAGCGAGCCGTATAACATCAATTCTGTACTGGatactaatatccaaaatatagtgaaaacactgtttattagcacggtaacaaggtcggcattttaagacattaatttataagcacaaaacacaagatacttctcttttcaatataaataggaatttattggaaaagacatataaactaatctaacacatagatgcgcattcacacattcatacaagttgcagaaagagagagatgaggaaagaatgagtttagaagagtgaaaatatgaaatcccAAGTTCATAGCATAAgtatatgcaattgcttagacctgaacaaccatcaatcatttaattaaccctcGCGTTGA
This DNA window, taken from Labeo rohita strain BAU-BD-2019 unplaced genomic scaffold, IGBB_LRoh.1.0 scaffold_1055, whole genome shotgun sequence, encodes the following:
- the LOC127157358 gene encoding NACHT, LRR and PYD domains-containing protein 12-like, with amino-acid sequence FSKCNLTAQSCETLSSVLQSSNSVLRELDLSNNDLQDLGVSLLSDGLKRPDCQLNILRFSKCNLTAQSCESLSSILQSSNSVLRELDLSYNDLQDSGVNLLSVGLKSPNCQLEILRLSGCMVTEEGCHYVSSALSSNPSHLRELDLSYNHPRDSGEKLLSEKLKDPNCTLDKLNVDNGGESRITEGLHKYACFLSLDPNTANTELVLSEENRQVTRVREKQSYHDHPDRFDCVYQVLCRESVCGRCYWEIEWSGHVDISVSYKSISRKGQDYECLFGYNNQSWSLICSHSSYFIHNEIQTDLPVKFSRISSKIGVFVDHSAGTLSFYSISDTMSLIHTVQTTFTQPLYPGFYVYKGSVKLC